One Pichia kudriavzevii chromosome 3, complete sequence genomic window carries:
- a CDS encoding uncharacterized protein (PKUD0C09790; similar to Saccharomyces cerevisiae YKL141W (SDH3) and YMR118C (SHH3); ancestral locus Anc_2.423), which yields MLRITNSSWAAFARSGVIRPTLHARSIVTVKTTDAEEQSILIAQRKNRPVSPHLEIYQKQLTAVLSALHRITGVGLAAGFYAVTVSYAAGVVDSASLVELYQSIPSVGQWALKGLASFPFAFHAWNGVRHLIWDAGCEANIKGVYRTGYAVLGLSAVCGLALLLA from the coding sequence ATGCTTAGAATTACCAACAGCTCCTGGGCAGCGTTTGCCAGATCCGGTGTCATTAGACCAACTCTTCATGCGAGATCCATCGTCACTGTTAAGACCACCGATGCAGAGGAACAGTCCATCCTTATTGCGCAAAGAAAGAACAGACCAGTGTCTCCacatttggaaatttaCCAAAAGCAGCTTACTGCTGTTCTTTCTGCATTACACAGAATCACCGGTGTTGGTCTAGCTGCCGGTTTCTATGCAGTCACTGTCTCTTATGCAGCGGGTGTCGTTGATTCCGCTTCCCTTGTTGAATTATACCAATCCATTCCATCTGTTGGCCAATGGGCTTTAAAAGGTCTTGCGTCTTTCCCATTTGCATTTCATGCCTGGAACGGTGTCAGACACTTGATCTGGGACGCTGGTTGTGAAGCTAACATCAAAGGTGTCTACAGAACCGGTTATGCCGTCTTGGGTTTGTCTGCAGTTTGCGGTCTGGCTCTTCTGCTCGCATAA
- a CDS encoding uncharacterized protein (PKUD0C09780; Pfam Domains: AA_permease(4.3e-173)), whose amino-acid sequence MLDDSTKVYADIENVEQSNASFEGSSGTFTFRSTHSKIHEPMNENQHHSTSGYWRNFVDSFKEFDFDELDPNLSEIEKAQAIAARSPLQRGLKSRHVQMIAIGGAIGTGLFVGSGNALRTGGPASLIICYFLVGTMIFCTVQALGELAVAFPIPGSFLALNTRMISPIWGFCMAWNFALQWLIILPLELVAASITITYWNNDINGAVWVAIFYTLIVSINIFGVKGYGEAEFMFSIIKVIAVIGFVILGIVLNCGGGPIGGYIGGKYWHDPGAFNHGFKGFCAVFVTAAFSFGGTELVGLAAAETSNPRKTLPTATKQVFWRITLFYMISLTIVGLLVPYNDPRLIGNSSADASASPFVIAIRNAGIGGLPSLVNVVILISVLSVGNSAVFGCSRAIATLGDQGFAPRFFSFVDRKGRPIFGIAVTLIFGLISFLAATPKETTVFGWLMAISGLSAIFTWGTICFTHIRFRMALRAQGRDTSELTFTAMTGIWGSVWAVFLDVLILIAEFWVSLFPDDKPDAYNFFQNYLNIFFVMFVMCIYLVWKKFNVVFLVNLKDVDINTGRRVDDLDQIRQEIAEEKAYIASKPLYYRMYKFWC is encoded by the coding sequence ATGTTAGATGATAGCACCAAGGTGTACGCAGATATCGAAAATGTGGAACAGTCGAATGCGAGTTTTGAAGGAAGCTCGGGCACGTTCACATTTCGTTCGACCCATTCGAAAATACATGAGCCAATGAATGAAAACCAACATCACTCAACTAGTGGTTATTGGCGGAATTTTGTTGACAGTTTCAaggaatttgattttgatgaactAGATCCCAACTTAAGCGAAATCGAAAAGGCGCAGGCTATTGCTGCCAGATCACCGTTGCAAAGAGGGTTGAAATCAAGACATGTTCAGATGATTGCAATTGGAGGTGCCATTGGTActggtttgtttgttggtTCGGGTAATGCCTTGAGGACTGGTGGGCCAGCCTCGTTGATCATATGTTACTTTTTAGTCGGTACTATGATCTTTTGTACTGTTCAGGCTCTAGGTGAGTTGGCTGTGGCCTTCCCCATTCCAGGTTCATTTTTAGCTTTGAATACTAGGATGATCTCCCCGATTTGGGGGTTTTGTATGGCATGGAACTTTGCACTACAATGGTTGATCATCTTACCACTTGAACTGGTTGCAGCATCTATAACAATTACTTACTGGAACAATGATATAAATGGGGCTGTTTGGGTTGCTATATTTTACACTTTGATTGTCTCCATCAATATTTTCGGGGTTAAAGGTTATGGTGAAGCAGAATTTATGTTTTCCATCATCAAAGTCATTGCAGTTATAGGATTTGTTATTCTTGGTATTGTCTTGAATTGTGGTGGTGGACCAATTGGTGGTTACATTGGAGGAAAATATTGGCATGATCCCGGTGCCTTTAATCACGGATTCAAGGGATTTTGTGCTGTTTTTGTTACTGCTGCATTTTCCTTTGGTGGTACCGAATTAGTTGGATTAGCAGCTGCAGAAACTTCCAATCCAAGGAAAACCTTACCTACAGCTACAAAACAAGTATTCTGGAGAATCACTCTATTTTATATGATCTCATTGACAATCGTGGGATTACTAGTTCCATATAATGATCCAAGATTGATTGGTAATTCAAGTGCAGACGCAAGTGCGTCTCCCTTTGTCATTGCAATTCGAAACGCAGGTATTGGCGGATTACCATCATTAGTTAATGTTGTCATCCTAATTTCTGTTTTGTCTGTGGGAAACTCTGCAGTTTTCGGATGTTCACGTGCTATTGCCACTTTGGGAGATCAAGGGTTTGCACCCCGGTTTTTCAGCTTTGTAGATAGGAAGGGACGTCCAATATTTGGTATTGCAGTGACCCTGATTTTCGGTTTGATTAGTTTTCTAGCCGCCACGCCAAAAGAAACGACTGTTTTTGGATGGTTAATGGCGATTTCAGGGTTATCTGCTATTTTCACTTGGGGAACGATATGTTTCACCCATATCAGGTTTAGAATGGCATTGAGGGCGCAAGGACGTGATACAAGTGAATTAACCTTCACTGCAATGACAGGAATTTGGGGGTCTGTTTGGGCCGTTTTCTTGGACGTGTTAATTTTAATTGCCGAGTTTTGGGTCTCTCTATTTCCCGATGATAAGCCTGATGCTTATAACTTCTTTCAGAATTAtctcaatattttctttgttatGTTTGTCATGTGCATCTACCTAGTTTggaaaaaattcaatgttgTATTCCTTgtcaatttgaaagatgTGGATATTAATACCGGACGTCGTGTCGACGATCTAGACCAAATCCGCCAAGAAATAGCAGAGGAAAAGGCATACATTGCGTCAAAACCTCTGTACTACCGTATGTATAAGTTCTGgtgttga
- a CDS encoding uncharacterized protein (PKUD0C09800; similar to Saccharomyces cerevisiae YGR229C (SMI1); ancestral locus Anc_5.100) encodes MGFLGKKWKELVYTLTSNDRYAGYHTSKAVNSLTEYDSEGEEANDAKEIQDNIPVTADEKQQAQLVLDAWHIIEDVINLDMNNPDPNNNHFTLNSKNSQNYDYNYDMDFNLDLEEIPDAEDFMNSLSSPCTFKDLQVAQKHLGVKFPYPVIKYFQTHDGQEVAPSSTKKLGLMYGLQLLSLAEVITMTNYWRKVARKEENSKARLKAKADSISNDSKERPGSDDIINPQDDAIINNDPNFKIAAKINEITENDLKNYPDLMRNMSTHSKTDYLKKLPNQKSFPANKVKLQYASANWIPLVTDNAGNHIAIDLDPDVDGMVGQVIIFGRDYDTKYVVADNWGQFMSKFALDFEDPSNCKLDYDPDLGQFNLVYLDQSGNVVDGGYLEVLTRRVKGERL; translated from the coding sequence ATGGGATTCTTGGGAAAGAAATGGAAGGAATTGGTTTACACCCTGACCTCAAATGATAGATATGCCGGTTATCACACATCCAAGGCAGTGAACTCATTGACTGAATATGACTCTGAAGGGGAAGAAGCTAATGATGCCAAGGAGATACAGGACAATATACCGGTTACAGCAGATGAAAAACAACAGGCACAACTTGTTTTGGATGCCTGGCacattattgaagatgttatTAATTTAGACATGAATAATCCCGACCCAAATAACAACCATTTTACTTTAAACTCTAAAAATAGCCAAAATTATGACTATAACTATGATATGGATTTCAATTTGGACTTGGAGGAGATTCCTGATGCCGAAGATTTTATGAATTCTCTGTCAAGTCCTTGcactttcaaagatttacaAGTTGCACAGAAACACCTTGGTGTCAAGTTCCCATATCCCGTGATCAAATATTTCCAAACCCATGACGGTCAGGAAGTTGCGCCATCATCGACAAAGAAGCTGGGCCTCATGTACGGCCTACAGTTGCTCAGCTTGGCAGAAGTCATAACTATGACTAACTACTGGAGGAAAGTGGCACGCAAAGAGGAAAACTCAAAGGCAAGATTAAAAGCTAAAGCAGACTCTATTTCAAATGACAGCAAAGAACGTCCAGGTTCAGACGATATTATAAATCCTCAAGATGACGCTATAATTAACAATGATCCGAATTTTAAGATAGCTGCCAAAATTAACGAAATCACTGAAAAcgatttgaagaattacCCTGATTTAATGAGAAATATGTCAACACATTCGAAAACTGACTACTTAAAGAAACTACCAAACCAAAAATCATTCCCAGCAAATAAAGTTAAACTCCAATATGCTAGCGCAAATTGGATACCTCTTGTTACTGACAACGcgggtaatcatatagCCATTGATTTAGATCCAGATGTGGACGGGATGGTGGGGCAAGTGATAATATTTGGTAGAGATTACGATACCAAATATGTAGTTGCAGATAACTGGGGACAATTTATGAGCAAATTTGCTTTGGACTTTGAAGATCCAAGTAACTGTAAATTAGATTACGATCCAGATCTGGGTCAATTCAATTTGGTCTATCTTGACCAAAGTGGGAATGTAGTAGATGGTGGTTACCTTGAAGTGCTCACTAGACGTGTAAAGGGTGAAAGGCTATAA